CGCGGAGGGGTGCGACGCCacatgggtggaggaggaggcatcCTGCGAGGAGGGGAGGGTCTGCGGGGGATTGGGCGCGTCCGGGGAGCCAACACGGCACTGGCTGTGATCTCCTGTCCGTCAATCTGACCTGCAGACACATGGGCGAAGACCGATTGAGATGGAGTTACATGGACATAATGACATTTATATTTAACTGATAAAAATGAGTTTGTATAAAATGTCAGATATGCTAGCTCCAGTTCTGCCTATTAGGTTTTGACCATAAAATCAGTAGTGCTGATTTTAATTAACATGCGCATTTTAATCCAATTGGGATTACTCATACAGTGGATTGTTCCACCAACCTCCATCCATGTGTTTTAGAGCCTTCTCAGCCTCCTCTGGCGTCTCAAACTCCACATAGGCATGGCCTCTTGACAGGTGGGGGTGGAGCCTTTCCATAGGCATGTCAATCATCTTGATCTTCCCATAGGTGGAGAAAATCTCTTGGATGTGGTCCTTaacggagggagggaaggagagacaggtaAACAAGACACTGAGCCATAGAGCCAGAGGGTGCCAGTACAGGGTGTGTCATCTCACCTTGATGACGTTCCTGGTCAGGCGTCCCAGGTAGACCTTGGTGGGTCTGGGACTGGGGCTCCTGCGacgcctctccctctcatccttcttCACTGACTTGGACCTGCAGGAAGGAGATATAAGTCAAAACGTAATCTACTTGGTACCTACAACTTCTACAGTCACTAGGGTgagaacattttttttaaacacatatGAAAGCAAGTCTGGTCTTTGATAAGTCTGCACAGCCAATCTGAATGTAAATTGTGTTTAGGGCAAGTGCAGCGTACTTGAAAGTGGTGAACAAAATGGAGGTTTATGCAGATTTGCTCATCAAATATTTTCAGGAGTATGTTTGGTTACCCTCAAACACCATGCACAACCACCCACATAATTGTGAGATGCATGTTTCCTACTTCGAGCATAGGCTCAAAAAGTCCTTGGATACATTCAGTTGCCATTCTGGACACTTACTTGGAGCGTGAGCGCCGACGGTTGTCGTGGCGCCTGCGGCTCGGGCTGGGCGATCCAGAGCTGGAACTGGAGGAGCGGGAGCTGGAGGACCCGGAGCGACTTGAACCTGAGGAAGAGCTAGAACCACTGGAAGACCCAGAGCTGGAACCAGaactgct
This DNA window, taken from Hypomesus transpacificus isolate Combined female chromosome 13, fHypTra1, whole genome shotgun sequence, encodes the following:
- the LOC124475227 gene encoding RNA-binding protein with serine-rich domain 1-like isoform X2, with the protein product MAPSPTKRERPEDKAKERGKEKTGTVKEGAEKDRGRDKGRKRRSASSGSSSSSSSSSSGSSSGSSSGSSSSSGSSRSGSSSSRSSSSSSGSPSPSRRRHDNRRRSRSKSKSVKKDERERRRRSPSPRPTKVYLGRLTRNVIKDHIQEIFSTYGKIKMIDMPMERLHPHLSRGHAYVEFETPEEAEKALKHMDGGQIDGQEITASAVLAPRTRPIPRRPSPPRRMPPPPPMWRRTPPRMRRRSRSPRRRSPVRRRSRSRSPGRRRHRSRSSSNSSR
- the LOC124475227 gene encoding RNA-binding protein with serine-rich domain 1-like isoform X1, giving the protein MAPSPTKRERPEDKAKERGKEKTGTVKEGAEKDRGRDKGRKRRSASSGSSSSSSSSGSSSGSSSGSSSSSGSSRSGSSSSRSSSSSSGSPSPSRRRHDNRRRSRSKSKSVKKDERERRRRSPSPRPTKVYLGRLTRNVIKDHIQEIFSTYGKIKMIDMPMERLHPHLSRGHAYVEFETPEEAEKALKHMDGGQIDGQEITASAVLAPRTRPIPRRPSPPRRMPPPPPMWRRTPPRMRRRSRSPRRRSPVRRRSRSRSPGRRRHRSRSSSNSSR